The genome window GGAGGCCAGCAGGCCTGTCCACAGCGTAGAGATGGCTTCATCTTGAGCTCACAGCAGACCAAAGTGATCAGGTACCTGTGAACAGCTCACTGAGTGCATGATGCGTGGGTGGGTTTAGCATGGTAACAGTAGGTAGTCTCTGCAGAAGCCCTCTGGACAAACATTCATAAAGACATtcttactcaagtagtattttactgggtgactttcacttttactcaagtatgacaattgggtactttttccgcCACTGTTGTCTGATAAGCATGCAGTACATTATCAAGCATACattacatatacagtatgtagctGTACATGCCCTTGGGATCAAACTTAGTTGTGTGCCTTAGACTTGGCCCCACCCCATGCAACAGTTACAGTTCTCCTAATGACCTATAGGAGGACTGTTATACATAGAACAGAACTTGATATGTACCAGGGGGATCAGGGGTGGAGCATCATGAGTATATATGGGGGAAGAACGTACACTACAGGATGAAACAATCTATTTCATGTAAGTCTCATTAACTATCATTCACAGAATCATGCTCTAACTGAAGTGTAACACCtgatagtttagtaggggtcagGGGTGTACCTGGGTGGGTAGGGCTCTTAGCTGTAGCCTAGTATACATTGATACAACTTCTACTTTAAAACTCTGTAAATCAATTATCGTAGTTCAAGAATGAAcatgaacatgctttttagtacAGGACTCGGCTTAaactgtgtctgggaaactggcccatatGATAAGATAGAGGCTATATAGCATGCAGTATGTCAGTGGACTGTGTTTCTAATTGTTATGGTCGTGATCAACAATGTAAGCATGAGAGAAAACACACTGACACCAGGTAGACATCCTGCTGAAACCACATAGTGAGTGAAAGGCCAACCAGGCCTATCCAAAGCAAAGAGATGGCCTTGTCTTGAGCTCACAGCAGACCAAAGTGTTAAGGTACCTGTGAACAGCTCACTGCATGATGCGTGGGTGGGTTTAGCATGGTAACAGTAGGTAGTCTCTGCAGAAGCCCTCTGGACAAACATTCATACAgggatactgtatgtacagaacACACGAGAAGGAATAAGTCTATTTTAGTCCCTATCAGTTGTTTAAATAGATATTTATTAATGCAAAAAGAAGGCACATTCTGTACACAGGGATTTCAGTTGAGCAGTTCAATCAATTAACACATACAGCATAAGCAGGGATGATGATGCTCAATTGAATTAGAAGTCGCAGGCTAATATTTTTCTAATGCAATACAAGCAACTAAGCAATCTCAATAAATCATCATTTGCAATGTATAGCAATGATACAGTATCTCCTACTTTACTCAATAACCCATCTCTAGTCTATTGACACTGGCCTTAGCTTGATCTATTTCCTGATGAggtagatgatgatgaagatgatcaGGCAGCAGAGGAGAACTCCAGTTCTGATGATGGGGAGAAGGTCCAGGATTCTCATCTGTGGATCAACGTCACAATCTGAAATAATAAAATGTATCTTTCCCCATGAcgtagactgatcaggtgaaagctatgatccgttaTTGATAAAACTTgtcaaatccacttcaatcagggtagatgaaggtgaggagacacgttaaagaaggattcttaagccttgacacaattgagacatggattgtgtgattcagaggatgaatgggcaagacaatagattgaagtgcctttgaatgttgtatggtagtaggtgccaggcccaccggtttgtgtcaagaattgcaacgctgctgggtttttcatgttcaacagtttcctgtgtgtatcaagaatggtccaccacccaaaggacatccagccaacttgtcacaactgtgggaagcattggagtcaacagcatccctgtggaaagctttcaacaccttgtagagtccatacacagacgaattgaggctgtttgagggcaaaagggggagtgcaactcaatattaggaagttgtacacaggggcattgccatgctgaaaaaggaaagggccttccccaaactgttgccacaaagttggaagcacagaatcatctagaatgtcattgtgtgaTGTGTTtgtaagatttctcttcactggaactaaggggcctagcctgaaccatgaataacagcccaagaccatatttcctcctccaccaaacattacagttggcactatgaattggggcaggtagtgtttttctggcatccgccaaacccagattcatctgtcTGACTGCTGTATAGTGAagtgtgattaatcactccagagaacactgctctagagtccaatggcggtgagctttgcaccactccagccgacacttggcattgcgcatggtgatcttaggcttgtgtgcggctgctcggccatggaaaccaaacagttattgtgctgacgtcgggtgctgacattgcttcaagaggcagtttggaactatttagggagtgttgcaaccgaggacagaagatttttacgcgctgtgcgcttcagcactcggtggtcccgttctgtgagcttgtgtggcctaccacttctcggctaagccgttgttgctcctagatttttccacttcacaataccagcacttacagttgaccggggcagctctagcagtgcaGAAATTTTACGGACTGATTTGTTAgaaaggtgccacgttgaaagataCTGAGCTCTACATAAaggcaattctactgccaatttttgtctatggagattgcatggctgtgtgctcgatattatacacctgtcagcaacgggtattgctgaaatagccgaatccactaatttgaaggggtgtccacatacatttgtatatatagtgtatgtacaaGGGTGAACATCAGTGGGGTAAACACCTACACAATGAAACAAGTACATGTCAGTCTTCCATTCCTTGAATATAATTCACAGAAACATTCACTAAGTGTATCACCTGAGAGTGCATGTCTGAAGTGACACACTATACCTATCTAGTCTGTTTTACTCTATGGTTAGTGCGTTTCTAAATGAAAGCAATCTGTCAGAAGGAGGATCCTCCTCTATTGGTCTCCTTCTCACAGAGCATCCTGCAGTAGTCTTTGTGTTTCACAAGTCATGTCTGTTTGAGAATGTACTGAAAGTTCTCCCATGACATCATCACAAAATGGCCCCTCCCCCTGGACCACAAGTTAGAATAGATGGTGCTGTATCACAAATGAGATGCTTAACTCAGAGGGTTCAAATAGGGTTCATTAGCAGTCATTTGTGGTTTGTAACTGATTTCAGATAACTAAATATATATTTGAGTCAGTTTAATTAATAACTGTTTTGCTGTGGCTGTAAGCTGTCAGGGGCAACATGAACAACAAGTAAAGATAGTGAGAACAACAGTGACACCACATAGACATCCTGCTGAAAAccacatagagacacagagacacagagagcaggTAGGAGGGTACTgtgcagggacggcctgttcaatagggcgatatgggcgacgcactgccaaacgggaaaaggaagggatttttttctaatcaattatacagtagttatcagtgttcacgtctgatctgccagccactaaatgtcaaatcaggctaaagtcgtgcttcaaatggccccgcccgtttttggggcgatttcagtcaggttgaaaatcgcccagaagtctctcatagcctgtcatgtaaaatctatttttttcaaatttcaaagctttcaatacattctctatgggtgtctgtgggcttgcacttacgcgctttcgtcatacgtgacgtaaccatgaacgtaactaagacaatagcggctagcagcgtctctgttgcgacctgcagtgtggcgttattttatgtttttaatttgtagacttagtttacaaacattctgccaaccatggatttccagtgttgggttttggactgatcttgttgatcgtgtacatacccgcttctgaacggactaaataatgaaaacgctgctggcagcggaatccactacagctgggagacttggctggatgacagagtcccggacagagaagtggagccggccggcttcaccctggtcagagcggaccgcgatcctggtaagagagcgactctgtacccccgacattgaactgctttctgtgtcattgcgaccttactatctgccccgtgagttcccccaattgtttgttaccgttgtgtactgttgataatcacaagtttactggagaactgagaccaagtagagactttggacagggtggatatggtataataaaggcagtttattcagaggtaaagatatctggaatcgcgtgcacggactcgttcgtcaaactcttagggagaagagagccccgaaaacattgtgtgcagacattttatacaataaatgatgtaggttgaatctagtagttctgatcttctgattggtcctgatgagttaggcgaggtcccctccactgttgcattggctctgagtcgggttctctgtcttcaaatgttcagcctaaagagaggggatttttgtgtgtgtgtgtttaacagtgatgattgtgtgtgtgtgtgtgttatcagtgatgatgttgtgtgtgtgtgtgtgtgtgtgtgtgtcctcagagcaagaactcgtgagttggaagaactgagagacctatggcgtgggtgttgtccttggccacctgctgacaaggctgacaagataggactcttttgtccattgttataggataggaacagcattgattgaaaacaaacgccccaacacaaaatgggtcatgcacaagattttagtcagaccaagctataacattatatatttactacgacagtacattcaaccaaaagctaatataacaaaggcatcagagattatttataatctgtcacagaaactggaatccatctccccagatcagtcaataaatgcttctggtattgacttatatgctgcccctgtcttcatgttgttgctggacatatcttttttaaaatgtgtgtaggtcacctaaatcatcagaaaaattgcccctcctgagaattttttcaggagccgccactggtactGTGTGCACAAAGCCAGCAGGCCCACCTGAACAAAGCGTAGATACGACATCATCTTGGGCTTACAGAAGACTGCAGAGTACCTGTCAACTTGTTCACTGTGTGGGGTTGGGTGTGAGTGACATGCTATCAACACCACTAGAAGAGGTCAACACATTACAGAGGAGAGATTATATGAATAAATGGGTTGTCTCCCATACTTTTTCAACTACTCCCTGGAACTCAATTTTAAAACACTACATTGAAACACACGAGTCGTTGTCTTCGTCATAGAGATAACCCTTCTTCAAGTTTTATTTTGAGTGATTGTGTGGCTCATCCTGGTAACTAAGCTACACTTTATAATAACTTAGTTGATTTTTGTAGTAATGATCCAGTGATGATGACTACCTAGCCTGTTTGATTGATGTGACGCAATGATTCTGAAATGGATTTATAACATGATACTGATGTTTAATATGCATGTAATAAATGTATATATTACCTTGTTATAAATTCTTAACAGCCACACAGTGTTTTTGTTGGGCCTTTgtttctctcgttaacacaggtgagagtgttgacgaggacaagtctggagatcactctgtcatgctgattgagttagaataacagactggaagctttaaaaggagggtggcgcttgaaatcattgttcttcctctgttaaccatggttacctgcaaggaaacacgtgccgtcatcattgctttgcacaaaaagggcttcaaaggcaaggatattgctactAGTAAgcttgcacctaaatcaaccatttatcggatcatcaagaacttcaagtagagaggttcaattgttgtgaagaaggcttcagggcgcccaagtaagtccagcaagcgccaggaccgtctcctaaagttgattcagctgcgggatcggggcaccaccagtgcagagcttgctcaggaatggcagcaggcaggaatgagtgcatctgcacgcacagtgaggcaaagacttttggatgatggcctggtgtcaagaagggcagcgaggaagccacttctctccaggaaaaagatCAGGGactgactgatattctgcaaaaggtacagggattggactgctgaggactggggcaaaatcattttctctgatgaatcccctttccgattgtttggggcatccagaaaaaagcttattcggagaagacaaggtgagcgctaccatcagtcctgtgtcatgccaacagtaaagcatcctgagaccattcatgtgtggggttgcttctcagccaagggttTGGGCTCACTCActattttgcctaagaacacagccatgaataaagaatgataCCAACTCATCCTCTTGAGAGCAACTTcttccaaccatccaagaacagtttggtgacgaacaatgccttttccagcatgatggagcaccttgccataaggcaaaagtgataactaagtggctcggggaacaaaagatctaaatgttgggtccatggccaggaaactccccagaccttaatcccattgagatcttgtggtcgatcctcaagaggcgggtggacaaacaaaaacccacaaattctgacaaactccaaacattgattatgcaagaatgggctgccatcagtcaggatgttgcccagaagttaattgacagcatgccagggtggattgcagaggtcttgaaaaagaagggtcaacactgcaaatatttactctttgcataaacgtaatgtaattgtcaataaaagctttcgacacttatggaatgcttgtaattatacttcagtataccatagtaacatctgacaaaaatatctaaaaacactgaagcagcaaactttgtgaagaccaatacttgtgttattctcaaaacttttgaccacgactgtatattaaaCTAGGATGTTTATTTTTACTTCAAGTTTTTCTCATTTAGAGAGTGAGTTGTGCTCTTAGTGACATGGTTGTTTGTGGTTTTGATGCACTGAGGTGTGTGTAGGTAGTGTGTGGTGCGGACTGAAGGTCATTGCTGGGGGTTAGAGATTAGTTTAATATTTTTAGGGCATTCATAACACTACAGAGATGTTGTCAGGATACACCTACAAAAGAGTTTGAGACAAACTAAAACACCAGTCAGTAGATTTGTATTTACATTGCATTATGCGACCCAAAAAAGCTTTGTTACATTGATTATAAGCTTAATATGGTTGTTGCATACTGAATCTTCAGGTGAAATTTAACAACAGAGGAaaatatcaaataaaaaaatGCCTCTATATGAAAGCAGTTGAATGTTTTATTTGATCTAAAATTCACAACAGTATCAATGTTAAAAGGAGGTTGACAGAGTACAAGTAATTGTACCACACAATGAAAAAGCCATAGTTATACATACAGTGTAGAAAACACAAAAGCAATGCAAGTTATTAAAGAGCAAAAGTTGACGTTTCAGTCCATGTTTTGGAGTCTCACCCCAGAGTACACAGTGTCTCTCTCCATggcactcctctgtctcccagccTTTACTTTCTTGTGGATGACGTTCAGAGAAGCGTATTGGAGTGTGTCAGCATCTTGATTCCGAGAGGAATAACAAATATAAAACCGAAACATTTTGTATTAGACAAATATATTTATAGTGAAACAACACCTTTAAGTAAATGCCTATTTTCATATTTTGAATGAAGATAAAATACATTGAATCAACAACAGTTGGACCAGTGTTAGGTCTGTCTACCTGGTTATGAGAACTGGGGACTGATGAAGTACTTGACTGAGGGTGTGTTCCTGTAGACAAACACATGgtgaaatcatcatcatcatcatcatcatcatacaatGAAATAATTAACCCAGTTTCATGACTAAAACAGGCTGTAAAGTaaaacaatatgtggaaaaagtcaaggggtctgaatattttccgaatgcagtgtatatTGTTCACAATGATACCACTTACCTCTACACAGCAGAGAGGTTTTCTTGGTCATCTtatacaaaacacaaccaagGACAATGATGAGGATGACACAAAGAGCCAACACTACACCAAGACAGTACACCAAGAGAACATGGTCCTCCTTACAACCATCTGTAGAAATACAGACAGTGATAGAGGAAATTCAGGACATTTTTTTCAACCAGACATACAATTTATTCACAACAATGTGAAAGTATTTTAGACATTTTCagaaatgtcaaaaatataactTACAGACAATGTCCAGCTTGGTCCAGTTGCCAAATAGTATCTCCCCACatgaggccacagcacagtagtaagtaccagcatcagagaggctgaggttcCTCTTGGGGAGGTTGTAGACACAGCTCTGTGTAGGAGACCCAGCATCAGGGTTCTTCTCACACtgatcactcctgtctccacgAGTGTAAATAATTCCTGGATGGGATTCTCCTGAGCCATGTCTGAACCAATAGATTCCCACCTTACATACAGATTCAGTCTGTATTCATCTATGAATCAATTATGCATAAAATGCTTATGCTACCAAAAAGGTGTGCTATTTATCTTCAAAGGGTGTAAAGTCAGAGTTACGGGTTTGTTTTGATTAATCGTTTGCGTCAGTTGATGAGACTAGTGGCACATACAGtacctatagaaagtctacaccaaCACtgtatttcttcacattttattgtgttacaaagtgagattcaaatggatttaattgtgatcttttttgtcaacaatctactcaAAAAactaatatcaaagtggaagaaTTTCTAATATTGTATTACATGGTGCAAATAAGTGGTAAGAATTGGGCAAGTCATTAAATGTAGGaaataaaaacatgtttattGAAATATCACACAAGAATAAAGGCAGGTTACATAGTTCCATGTTACAACTATTATCATGAGAAGGAAGAGTGCAGACATTTGCTAAATCATTGTAAATACAGTATTTTGTGCTACACTTCTATTTACAAAAGCAAATGTATCCAGTCAGTCAACCTCAGCCACTATTGCTGAGGATTTGAGACTTCTGAAACCATCCTAGTATCAGCTTTCACACTTGCTGGACAATTATGCTCTGCATCTGAATAATTCTACATTGATATTAAGAGAATAGGCCAATGCAGTGACAGTCTCTTCAGCTAGGCCCGACCATTACATTTTACAGCAAATGAGGAATGTACAAAATAGCCAAGTCACACGGACACAGTCAAGCTCAAAGTGGAGGTCAGTAGGGCTAAACTTAAAATGATGCTGATTGGAGGACTGTCACATCCTGTCTTGATGACTCACACCAGAGTAGAtggtttcttcctctctctgttctctctgttctctcctctgtctcctgggaTTGGTACTCTTCTTGTCAGTGAACTTCAGGGCAGCATAGTTCAGGCCATCATCGTCACCGTGGAGCTATGGGGATGAAACACAGACTCACTCAATTCAGACTCTGGGTCAAATATAATGCTGTAATATTTAGCTTTAATACTCTTATCCAGTCTCACTCTTGATACAGCAATTCTGCTAACCTGTTGTTCTGACGTGTTGGCATGAGGCTTCCAATACTGGCTCTGTTGAGAAGGGGTCCTCACTAAAAGATCAATGATAAAACATTCAATATACTTGGAAACCTTTTCTTGTTTACTAATAAAAAAGGCATACTGCTGTGAAAGTCATATTTTCTGCTTCAAAATTAAGTAGGCTTGTGAAATGAAAACAATGTCCAGAGAGGAAAGTGGTAAAAGGAGAACTAGCCTTCACCCTTCTTTTTGATCTataactattattactattactattagtaTGAAGACTTTTACTGTACCTGCACAGTGTTCACATCGTGACCTCTTCATTCTCACACAGAGGATAACGTTGACAACCACACTCAGAATCACAGCAGTTGTCAGGCAAGATAGAATGATGAGGAAAATATGATTTCTCTGATCACCCAACAGGTCTGAAACTTAGATGATTTTATATTATTCTTTGTAGCTCAGTGCTTTTGGCATAAAAGTTAGCTATAAAGTTATATTTGAAATCTACTATCAATTGAAAGTGATAGATTTACATATTATATTTCTTAACATTTGAGAGAACATTAGTGCTGTATTTTGGTTTAGCACAGTTTACCTTCGATGTCCAGCTTGGTCCGTTTCAAACAGTATCTCCCCACatgaggccacagcacagtagtaagtcccagcatcagagaggctgaggttcCTCTTGGGGAGGTTGTAGACACAGCTCTGTGTAGGAGACCCAGCCTCAGGGTTCTTCTCACACTGATCACTCCTGTCTCCATTGTTGTAAATTATTCCTGGATGGGATTCTCCTGAGCCATGTCTGAACCAATAGACACTATGTTCTCCTGcacaggtctcagtgtgtattgtacagttcagagtcacagagtctcctGGCTGGACTGACTCAGACACAGACTGCTGGATCACAGACATGCTGTTGGACCCTGAATCTGAAGAGAGTGAGTAAGATCATGGTGTGTACATTCTATTTTCCTCCAAATTCATTAATTTACCATTATATGAACACACTTCAGTACCAACATGTTAAAAAGTAACTTAAGTTACCTTTGACAATTAAAATAGTTCCTTCTCCAAATGTGACATCACTCGCTAACATAACACCACAGTAGTATGTAGCTGAGTCCCCTGACTCTGTCTTGGAGATGGTCAGGTTACAGCtgtcaactcctctcttcacactCAGATGTTTAGTCTCATTAAAGTCCTTGGTTAAATTGTTGTAATAAAAAAGCCGGTGGAGGCGGTAATATGATGATGCCATGAGAAGAGGCTTCTGTCCAACAGTTTGCTTGAACCAAGAGATACCGATAAATTGAGATCGACAAAAGCAAGTGAGAGATACACTTTGTCCAAGGTGTGTAACCATCACAGGGTCTGGTTGGATTACATCCTTGTTAAGTGCACATCCTGGGAAGCAAACAAACTAACTAAATCAAAGACAAAGGTATAGTACAGAATGatacattattatcattattcaGACTACATAGtcattaaaatggattaaaaaagaCTATGACATAAAAAGTCAAAGGATCCACATGAATATTTCTTACTTACCCAAATTGGAGCAAAACAAAAAGATTGTCCAATATATAATCATAATTTTAATGTCCTTTCTGCACTGTATAGTGTGTGGGTCTGACATCGGGGCACCTTTTATATGATGACACTCATCGGGTAATCATTATGAAGTAGGCGGAAACTCTGAACTAAGTGATTTTATTGGCTGTCTGAACAGGCATGAAGCAACTGATAAAAACTACCtctgtagctcagatggtagagcacggcgcttgtaacgccaaggtagtgggttcgatccctgggaccacccatacacaaaaatgtatgcacgcatgactgtaagtcgctttggatgaaagcgtctgctaaatggcatattattattattattatacaatctAACATGTGTCCTGTGGCATACCATAGTTAGAGCAGCCCTTCAAATGACTTAAAGTCAGAGTTACTGGTTTGTATTTTTTCATCATTTGGGTCGGTGGCAGAGACTACTGGTACATATGTCCTCTTTGACATACACAGGGGGTTTACATTGTATTTCTCACTTCATGTCTGTAGAGGGCAGTTCAAGCTTTCAGGAGGAAGTGAACTCTGGTGAGGTTCGCACTTTTTTGACAAAATAAAGATGTGATCATTTGATACCTGGTGCAAATAAGTGGAAAGAATTGGGCAAGCCATTAATATGTAGGAATTAAAAACATGTTTATTGAAATATAACACAAGCATAAGGGCAGGTTACAGAGTTCCATGTTACAAATATTATCATCAATAGGACGAGTTCAGACATTTGCAAAATCATAATATACATTTTGTTGTACACTTCTACAAAAACAAATATATCCAGTCAGTGAACCTCAGCCACTATTGGTGACGATTTGAGACTTCTGAAACCATCCTAGTATCAGCTTTCACACTGGGGAAAATTATGCTCTGCACCTGAGTTATTGTACATGTAGACTACcggtgaaaagttttagaacacctactcattcaagggtttttctttatttttactattttctacattgtagagtaatagtgaagacatcaaaactatgaaattacacatatggaatcatgtagtaaccaaacaagtgttaaacaaatcaaaatatattttatatttgagattcttcaaatagccaccctttgccttggtgacagctttgcacactcttggcattctctcaaccagcttctcctggaatgattttcaaagtcttgaaggagttcccacaaatgctgagcagttgttggctgcttttccttcactctgcggtccgactcatcccaaaccatctcaatttggtagaggtcgggggattgtgaggccaggtcatctgatgcagcactcaatcaatctccttcttggtcaaatagcccttacacagcctggaggtgtgttgggtcattgtcctgttgaaaaacaaatgatagtcccactgagcccaaaccagatgggatggcgtattgctgcagaatgctgtggtagccatgctggttaagtgtgccttgaattctaaataaatcacagacagtgtcaccagcaaagcacccccacaccataacacctcctcctccatgctttacggtgggaaattcacatgaggagatcatccgttcacccacaccgcgtctcacaaagacacagcggttggaaccaaaaaatctcaaatttggactccataccaaaggacaaatttccatcggtctaatgtccattgctcatgtttcttggcccaagcaagtctcttcttattattggtgtcctttagtagtggtttctttgtgtcacggtttcggccgaggctgcctctctcccttgttcgggcaggtttcggcgttcgtcgtctccggaattctagctgccaccgctatatgtttcatgttcgtttgcttttgtctgtttgtttccacacctgtttctgtttttggCGTAATTaggtcctataagtttctcgttgtgtttgtctagtgttgtgtgtaattatttccgtcagtattgtgttttgctcggttgagcttattctccactgtgctggagcattttcgcacctgtgtgtgcacagttacattttgtcgcacctgtttgtgcgcaattACCTCTTCagccttcgtgcgtgttttttTCGCtttcgggcttagttgtcctgttgccttagtttggccagtaatacagcctttggaacattcagtctgagtcctgcgtttgattcctacattacacctacaacacgcctgacagaattacacaccatcaatggaatcagcaggagccgaagcagcccagagcggactggaggcccaggttcgggaccaacaagagcagctcctgcagatggggaccgccctgcaggaggtgatttccaccctccgaggctgggggtacgcctccaccgcctcccgccctgccagcaccatcggccagccc of Coregonus clupeaformis isolate EN_2021a unplaced genomic scaffold, ASM2061545v1 scaf0414, whole genome shotgun sequence contains these proteins:
- the LOC121562885 gene encoding uncharacterized protein LOC121562885, which produces MKRSRCEHCAAGTPSQQSQYGKPHVNTSDQQLHSDDDGLNYSALKFTDKNNSGSNSMSVIQQSVSESVQPGDSVTLNCTIHTETCAGEHSVYWFRHGSGESHPGIIYNNGDRSDQCEKNPEAGSPTQSCSCVYNLPKRNLSLSDAGTYYCAVASCGEILFGNWTKLDIVYGCKEDHVLLVYCLGVVLALCVILIIVLGCVLYKMTKKTSLLCRGTHPQSSTSSVPSSHNQDQDADTLQYASLNVIHKKVKAGRQRSAMERDTVYSGVRLQNMD